In the Silvanigrella aquatica genome, TGATACTTACTTTAGATGCGGATTTTCCAGCACCGCCAAACCAAGTTTGTTTTTTAAATGTCGCATTGCACCAACGCATAAAATGATCTTCAGGGCTAAATAAGGATATCCCTGTAGAAACATTTTTAAGAATTTGTGCCGCAAGAGCTTTATCCAAGTCCTTGCTAAATTCTGCTGTCATTTCGTTTGATGATCCTCAACTAAAAAGAAATGAAAACTTCTTAATCTGCTATCAAAGTCTTTAAATCTTTTATCGAAACGCATAAGACATACAATTTCTGTTGTTTTTCCTGGTTTCACATTAACAATATAATGGTGAAGTCTATCAAATATTAATTTTATTCCTAAACCACCACTGGCTCTTTTTCCCATAGACTCGGTTTTTTGATTGTCATCTAAGTATTGCATAACAGTTTTTTTAGTAAGACCACCAAATTGATCTAACACTGAAATGCCAAAGACTTCTCCATCAAAACCCCATTTCATTTTCACAGATTCTTGATCTTGAAGTTCAAAAGGTTCATGGCGAGCTTTATCTTTAAGACGTGGATTGGCATCAAATACTGCATTAAGTAACAATTCATCAGCAAGGTCACAAACTCTTTGCGCATATTGCTTAAAGCGTTCTGTATTTCCACCAATTTTTAATATAAATCCCTCTAACAAAGTGAGGGCTTCTCTTTTATCGGCCTGATTTTTTATTATTTTTTCACTAAATATAGCGGGAAATCCTAAATGTTTATCGAGTCCTGGATAATCCTTTGATTCAAATTTTTTTAATAATAAGATTAATTCACGGGCATCAAATTCGCCGTTATTTGTTGCTACAAAACATTGAATATTCACACAATCAATTAAGGAAGGAATAATTTTTTGTAGAGATTCTTGTAGAATAACGATAATCCGACTTTCAGGATAGGCAAATGAAAATTCTTTTAAAAAATCGACTTTTTTGGCATCGGTAAATAAAAAAAAGCGATCATTTTTTTCTTTTGATGCAAAAAGTTTTGCTTCTTCCTCGGTTTTACAAGGTTGAAAATCAACACCCGCAGAACGCGTCAGCATCCCAAGTTTATTTTGAAAGGCAATTGAGTCAGGTAAAAAGCATACAACTTTCAAGCAGCTTCTCCCTTAAACCGTTTCGAGTTTGAAGCAATAAAATAAAAATATTCATTGGGTTCAAAATCAATTTCTAAATCTAAACCGTCTTTATTTTTTAGTACTAAACTAAAATCATCATAATTATCTAAAATTGGAATTTCTTTTCCTAAAGTTAACAGCAAAGTTTCATGAGTGTCATTTGAGGGACAGTAAAAATTAGCTTGAATGCTTTCAACCAGAGTTTTATCGCTTAAAAAATCGCTGATATTAAATTGTTCAACCAACCATCTGGGAACGTTCACATAAATACATTTGCCATCTTTAAAACCGTCAAGAATTTTATACCAAGCTAATATTCCGCATGAATTAGCACGTTTTACCTTTGAAAAGTCAAGACGAATCACTTTATCCTTCGAGTTCGCGAAAGCTTGTTCAAGGCCTTTTCTAATCACTTCTATAGAAGATTCCTCATTTAAGAGGCCTGAAAACTCAATAGTTGTATTGTTTACTACCACTTCCATTCCTTGCACCTCAAAGCAGTCGACATATTGATGATTCATTATCGGTTTGAAAAATATGCTCTTTAGCCCACCGAAAACTTGATACATTGAACGCCCAACCCTATAAGTAAAGGGTCGACCTTGCTGGCTTCTGTTCAGAAAAGATCACTTCCTCTTTCTTTATTCTTTAATTCCCTTTTAGGAGATTCTACTATGTCTACTCGCATAGAAACAGATAGTATGGGCGAAATTGCCGTTCCACAGAGTGCGTACTGGGGAGCTCAAACACAGCGTAGTTTTGAAAATTTTAAAATCAGTGGCGAAAGATTTCCTCGAGCATTTATAAGGGCTTACGGCTTAGTCAAAAAAGCGGCGGCTCAAATTAATAGCCAACTTGGTGAACTTGATGCTGAAAAAGAAAAATTTATCAGCCAAGCTGCTGACGAAGTCATAGCAGGAAAATTTGACGATCACTTTCCCTTAGTCGTTTGGCAGACCGGATCGGGCACACAAACAAATATGAATTTTAACGAAGTGATTTCAAACAGAGCAATTGAAATTGCCGGCGGTAAAATAGGATCTAAAAAACCTATTCACCCCAATGATGACGTGAACAGAGGACAAAGCACCAATGACAGCTTTCCGACGGCGATGCACGTCGCAGCAGCTTTAGCTATTTATGAAAACTTTATTCCAGCAATTGACGCTATTACCTCAACATTTGAGTCAAAAGCTAAAGAATATGAAAAAATAGTAAAAATTGGCAGAACCCACCTTCAAGACGCCACACCTCTCACCCTTGGTGATGAAATCAGTGGTTGGGCGACTCAACTTAAAATGTGCAAAAAAGCGGTTTTAAATTCCATGGAAATGGTTTGTGAGCTTGCTGCTGGAGGAACAGCGGTTGGTACAGGTTTAAATTCACATAAAGATTATGCCAAAGGGATTGCTAAAAAATTATCCGAATTAACAAGAATTCCCTTTGTTACCGCTCCCAATAAATTTCAAGCTTTAGCAGGACAAGAAGCTCTCGCAAGTTTATCGGGCGCATTGAACACTACGGCTACGGCATTTATGAAAATTGCCAATGACGTCAGATGGCTTGCTTCAGGCCCTCGTTGTGGCATTGGCGAAATTTCCATTCCTGAAAATGAACCCGGAAGCTCCATTATGCCTGGAAAAGTCAACCCTACACAGAGCGAAGCCGCAACTATGGCTTGTTGCCAAGTCATGGGAAATCACGTTGCCGTAACAATTGCTTCCAGCCAAGGCAACTTTGAATTGAATGTATTTAAACCTGTTATTATTCACAATGTTTTACATTCTATTCGACTACTTTCAGATTGTTTTATTGGATTTAATGAACACTGTGCCAAAGGAATTAAAGCAAATACGGAACGCATTAATGACTTGATGCAAAAATCACTTATGCTTGTGACAGCGCTTAATACACATATTGGTTACGATAAAGCAGCTAAAATTGCTAAAACAGCTCACCACAATGGAACGACTTTAAAAGAAGAAGCCATTGCATTAGGTTATTTAACCGCAGAACAGTTTGAAGAATGGGTTGATCCTACCAAAATGCTATCCCCCCATGGAAAGTAAATAAGGAATAAACTCAATATCTATTCATTAGGTATTGAGTTTTCTTGAAAATTAAACTCATTCATTTTATGAAGTCTCATAATAAAACCATCATACGCATGAGACGATTTTTCGTTTATATCATCATTTCCCTTAACTCCTGTTATATAAATATTTCCTTCTAAATTAATATCGATATGAACTCCCTGTTTTAAATAACTAAATAAATCAAATTTAAATACAGGATCAATAGGTATTGGAATACTTTTAATTATTTTACCTTCTAAACTGTATTTTCTTAAAAAAATATTTTTATTTAATGCGCCATGAGATTTTTTAATTAAGTTTTTAGAAGTAGATCCAACTAAAAATATGTCCTTATTAATAATCTTAACTTCATGAAATTGCGTTATATAATTTGTAAAGCCATAAAAACGATTCCATATTTTATTCCCATTATTATCTAACTTAGCTAAAAATCCATTTTCTCCATTTATAGAAAGCAAAGAACGACTGTTGCTTCCAGCTATGGAACCAACAATGTATATATTTCCTTCTGAATCTAAATCTAGCGAATAAATTATTGTTCTATATTCAGCATCACCAAATAAATTAGACCAAATTTCTTTTCCTTCTGAATCTAGTTTGATCACAAATGAATCTTCATGCCCAATTTTTGGAAAAATATTTTGAAATTTTATTCCATTTTTTGAATGAATCACAATAAAAATATTTTCACTTTCATCAAGTTCAATGGCAGCTGAATTTAATACTTCAAAATTAAGATGTGATGAATTATCTTGAAATGTTTTAACCCATATGGAATCGCCTTCCGAATTTAATTTTTCAATAAATACACAATTCATACATGAAGAATATTTACTTTCATATCTTCCATATATATAAATATTTCCTTTTTTTGAAACCAAAATTTTATTTCCAGAAACTGAAATTTTGGGTTCAAAAATCCTCTTTGCAATACCTTCTGCACTGTATTTAGTAACAAAAGTTTTAAACAATTTATCTTTATTGAATCTTCCAATAATATAAACATTTCCATAATCATCAATTGCAAGGTCATATCCTATTGTGCAATCACTCTCTGCAAATTCATTTACAACATAAATTGCACTTTTCATTCCGTGTTCATCATATTTAACTAAATAAGTAACATTTTTATTTTCTTCTGAAGATATGTTATCAACAGGTATAAGTTCATATTTAGAACTTCTTTCTAAAATTTCAGGATCATTTTTAATATCAATAAGCGAAGTTCCTAAACTTTCTTTTGAATTTACTAGCACATATAAATTGCCATGAATATCAGTTTTAGAAGCAACAACACTGCTACTTGATTTGAAATTTCCAATTATCTTTTTCCAAATGATAGGAGAATTAGAATATACATTTGTAAAAATAAAAAATGAAAAAAAGATAAATAAAAACTATAAATAATTTTTATTTATCTTTTTAAAAAAATTGATATTAGATAGCATATTAAATAATTCCCTTTATTTAATTTTGTAATAAGAAAGTAATTCAAAAAGGATAGAATATGCTTCTATCCTTAAATTATTGGTAATCTATTTTTGTTATTTTTTCAAACTTTTAAAATTAAATTTATGTAGTTATTAATTTTAAATTAATCAATAATTGATAACAAATTCAAAATTAAAGCCCTACCCATTGAATGTACAAGACTCCTGGTTTTGCTGCTTGGCCATTTTGACCAGGAGATCCATCGCCACCGCGTGGAAAAAATCCAGTCCGTTCATCAAATTGCCCTGAAACCACTTCAGAACTTCCGGAGCCTCCACGACCCCCACGCCCTACTTGATAAGAAACTTTTTGAAAGGGAGTCACATTAATAATTTTTTCGTACATTAAAGCGTGATTTCCATCTATACCATTTCCTCCTTGTCCTCCATTTCCAGCAACCCGAGAGTCTCTCCTGCCACCGATGCCCCCGGCACCGCCAACACCTCCCATTCCGCCCAAGCAAATATTATCAATATCTTCTGAAATAATAGTCTTCACAGTGTTTTTAAAGTTTTGCTCATTTTCATTTGCAGATTTGAAAATATAGTCACCAAAATATGTTAACTCTCCTATTTCTCCGAATCCTCCATTTACTGTAGCATTAACTGCTTTGGGGTAACCTCCGGGCACACCACTGCCTGCAGGTCGTCCATGTAATGTACCAATCGTTCCTACATTACCTGATGGGCTGATCTCTTGTTTATTAGCGGCTCCTCCATGAGAGCCATTTCCTCCCTCAGAAGATCCATTCCAATTTCCATCGAAAAAAGTAGCGCCTGCTCCACCAGCTCCTCCGCCTCCACCTCCATTCCCACCGGAACAGCCAATAATTTTTACTGTTTTTACATGTTCAGGAACTTCCCAAATACCTTGATTTGTTGAATAAGTCCCATCTTCATTTTGTATGGCATAAATTGCTTGGAAATTTTCTTTTACCAAAGGAGGAGGTATTATGACCTTTTCCATATGGGTACTTTTTCCATTCCCACACCCCGAAATGAATATGATTGAAAACAATGAAGCAAAAGTATTGTTGAAATTCATGAGAGTCTCCCTATAAGTTATAAAAAAATCTATAATTATTTATTTTATAAAAGCTTTTATTTCCTCAGATAATCATAACCACTCTTAAAATAGTTAGAAAAAATATAAAAATTGTCAGAATGATTTGCTTTCTTTCGCGTTGCTATTTAGGTAAGTCACGATATACACTAGGCTGAATTAAAATGAAGCGAAAATATATATTTTTGCTTGTATTTTTCAGCAGTTTTTAAATCCGAAATGAATTCAGGAGATTCTTTAATTATGTCAGGAACCGATGAAATAAAACAAATCCTAAATACCCCCTCTTCGACGACGTATCAAAACCTTGAAGAGCTCAAAGTGATTATTGTTAAAGAAAGAGATATTTTTATAGGAATTGTGGGTTTAGGTGGTAAAAAAACTCCTGTGATTGATATATTTACTCATGATTTAATTGAGGAAATTAGAGTTCGTTTTAGTGGAAAAAACTCTCCCCTGCAAGAATGGCTGAAATCATTACGCAATATTCCTGCAGAGGAAAGAAAAAATGCGGGCGCACTTATCAATGAATTGAAAAATGAAATTGAAAGCTGTTTAAAACACTTTATTGAAAGCTGGAGAAACGAAGCAGAAATAAAGAAATTATCCCAAGAAAACGAAGATATTTCCCTCCCTCTACCCAATATCAACATTGGCTCTAGACACCCTGTTATGACAGTAATGCGTGACCTTTTGGAACCTTTTCAACGCATGGGTTTTTCCATTGTTGATGGACCCGAAATAGATAATGATTTTTATAATTTTGACACCTTAAATGTCTTAAAAGATCACCCTGCGCGCGAAATGCAGGACACATTTTTTCTCGCAAGCGAATGGGTTCTCAGAACACACACAAGCAATGTGCAAAGCCATGCCATGATGGAACGTAAATTACCTTTAAAAATTGTATGCCCTGGTTGCGTTTATCGCAACGAATATGACATGACTCACTTACCTTCATTTAGACAAATTGAATGCCTCATCGTGGACAAAGGTATACACCTGGGCCATTTAAGACACACCATAAATGAAATGCTCAATGCGGCTTTTGGACGACCTGTAAAACTCCGTTTCCGCTCCAGTTATTTTCCTTTCACAGAACCCAGCGCCGAAGTTGATGTGGAATGCCAACAATGTTTTGGCAAAGGATGTCGCAGCTGCAAGCACACAGGATGGTCTGAAATTGGCGGATGTGGTCTCGTCAATCGCAAAGTTTTAGAAAGTTGCGGAATAGATTCCAATGTCTACAGCGGGATTGCATTAGGATTTGGAATTGATCGCATGGCAAAAGATCGCTTTGCCATTGCCGATTTACGCTCCATGCTAGACGGAGATGTTTCCTTCTTAAAATCATTTGCCTTGTCCTAATTCCCTAACAGATATAATTAAAGGTAACAAATATGTTAGCAAGTTTAAATTTTGTGGAAAAATTCATATCACTTCCTAAATTAACAAAATATACAAATATTAATAGCAAACAGATTGAAACAAAAATATTTGATTTGAATAAAATAACTCCCTTATTAACGAAACAAGGCTTTGAAGTCGATAACATAATAATAAAAGGAGAAGGTCTTGAAACCGTTGTCGTAGGACGGATTGAAAAAGCAGAGCCCCATCCCAACGCCGCAAAGCTACAAATATGTCAAGTGAATGCCGGCGAATCTAACCTCAGACAAATCATTTGTGGCGCAAAAAATGCGCGTCCCGGTTTGTATGTTGCCGTTGCTTTACCTTCTACTAAATTACCAAATAATTTGGAAATTAAAGAATCTAAAATTAGAGAAATTGAAAGCAATGGCATGCTTTGCTCACGTGAGGAACTTGGCTTACCCATAAATAAAGATATTGATGGTGACGGAATTTGGGAAATAGAACAGGATGCCCAAGGTGGAATTTCAACTAATATATTATCTCAAAAACTAGGTTATCCTTTATTTGATATTTTAGAAATATCCGATGTGTTACTTGAGTTGAGCGTCACTCCCAATCGACCCGATATGCTTTGCCATGAAGGAGTAGCAAGGGAAATTATGGCGGGACTTACTTATTCAGGCGTTCCTTTTGAGAAAAAAGAAAATCCGGGATTTGCTCACAAAGTGACTATATCTGAAGATGTCATTAAAAAAGATGCTCTTAAAAATTCATCTGTAAACTGCGCTGGTGTTACTTTTTCTGCGGAAAATCATTTGCAATGCCCCGCCTTTTTTGTTGCCATCGATTCCACACAAGTGACCCACAGTCCTGCGTGGCTTAGAAATTTACTAGAAAACTTAGGTCAAAATTCAATTAATAATATTGTCGATGCGTCAAACTATATTTTACTTGCTCATGGACAACCCAGTCATGCTTATGATCTCGATAAAATTTCATCACAAAATCCAAATGCTAAAAAGCTTATTCTGCGCAAAGCAAAACAAGGTGAAAAATTTATTGGATTAGATGCTAAAGAAAGAGAGCTCCAAGAAGCAGATGAAGTCATTTGTGACATTGAAGGAATACAAGGACTTTTAGGAGTATTGGGTGGCGAGCAATCAAAAGTTTCTTATGAAACAAAGAAAATAGTGGTCGAATTTGCCAATCCACACCCCGTCTCCGTCAGACGCACCTCACGCAGACATGCAAGACAAACTGAAGCCAGCTTTATGTTTGAAAAAGGAATTGACGAAGCATCACGCTTTAAATCAGCACTTGAATTTTTTGCACTTGTAACAAATTTACAAGAAGTAAAACCAAAATACTGTGGAACAGTTCATTCTATAAAAGAAAATAATAAACCAGAAATTAAAACAGAGTTTCGTAATTTAGAAATTGATTTCCACTCTACAGCACAAGAAAAAATATTAGGCGCACCTATTATTGAATACACAAAGCAACTCAATATATTAGAGTCGCTCGGATTTATTCTTTCAAATAAAACAGAAAAATCAACTAAAGTAACAATTCCTTCCTGGAGATCCTCAGATATTGTTGGAGAAGCAGACTTAGTTGAAGAATTTATTCGTATTGTAGGAATCGATAACGTACCATCGACTCCCTTTATTTCACCCGCCATTGTAAATTACGATGATCCTCATTATAAATATTTAGAAAAATTAAGTTCACGTTGTGCTTCATTAGGTTACAATGAAGTCATCAGTCTCCATTTCATGAGAGCAGATGACCATGAAAAACTGGGATTAAATTCTATAAATGCATTGGGAGAACCTGTTGCTTTAATGAATCCCATTATTGGTGATGAGCCATTGATGCACACCACATTAATTCCTGATTTATTAAGAAAAGTTAGAAAAAATTTAAGCTATGGCACAAAAAGTGGACAATTATTTCACTCCTGCAGAACATTCCAAAATTATGATGCACATGGAGAACGAGTTTTCAAACAAAATGGAGAATCCTTAGGAATTTCTGCTTTATTAGCGCAAAATGTTGAAAATGCTTTAGAGTATCATTATTCCCAAGGCTATGCTTACTCCCGTGAAAAAAGCCAGGCAGGCCGACCTGTGGAAACACCACGCCTTGCGGGTGTAACCTTTGGCAATAAAATGGAAAAAAACTGGCAAAACTCGGGGGAAGTAAATTGGACTTTACATGACATTATGAGCCATATCGTTGAATTATGTCACAGTGTTGATCTCACAATCACAACAGTAAAAATCTGTGAAGAGCATCATTCTACAAATGATCATTCAGCTAAATATCATCCTTTGGCAAAAGCATTCCATCCTGGCAGACGAGTTGGCTTTTATGTTGTTGATGACAAAAATAATTCTGTTTCTTTAGGATGGGCTGGAGAATTACATCCTAAGACAATGAGAAATTATGAAATAGATGTTCCTTGCTTTGCATTTGAATTGAATGTGGCTGTACTGTTACGTTCCATTTCACGACCTAAAAATCTATTAAACCGTTCTTCTGCAGTTCAAAAATTTCCTACTGTATCTAGAGATTTTGCATTTTTATTAGATGAGAATATCACGGCGCAAAAATTAAATGATGTTGTCGCAAATTCGTTACAAAATCTCATTGTAAAAGAAACTCCTGCAATATTAAAAACAGTCCAAATTTTTGATATTTATAAAGCAAAAGAAATGCCAGTAAATAAAAGGTCTATCGCTTTTCATATTTCTTTAATTCCAACTGAAAGAACCTTTACAGATAAAGACATTCAAAAAATATCGAATGCAGTTATAGAAGCTGTTAAAAATGAATTTCATGCGGAACTCAGAGGAAATTAGTTAATCAAATTGTAATTTTATGATTCATAAAATTGCCAATTTTTTTGCAAAATATTTTCCCATCTCATAAAATAATTTAAAATACGATAGACTCTAGCAAGGAAGAAAATATTTTCTTCCTTGAAATGGAAAATAAATGAAATTTAAATTTATTGAAAAGCTTGAAGTAACAACATTCTCATGGAAACGATGGGAAATTTATCCCTTTTTAATAGTTTTTTTAATCATTCATTTTGCATGGAGCAAACATTTTCCCATCGCAGATGTGGAAGCCTATTACTGGGACTGGTCACGCTATTTAAGTTTATCCTATTACGATCACCCGGGAGCTATTGCCTGGATTTGCCGCCTTGGAACAATCATAACTCAGAACGAAAATAATTTAAGATTTTTTGTTCCTATTTTTAGTTTAATTACAAGTATTTTTTTAATACTCTCTTTAAATATAATTTTGTCATTTCAAAATAAACAAGCAAATTTAAAACAAGTCTTATACTTAGAAATAATTTATAATATTATTCCTGTTTTTAGCATTCAAAGCTTTATTTTAATGCCAGATTTTTCATTATTAACATTTTTATCTATTTCATTTTTCATTTCACTAAAAATAATAAAATACTTTGATTTAAATAAAAAAGATTCCCTTATTTTAATTTTTATTTTAGGGATATCGGGGGGCATGGGTTTTAATTCCAAGTATCATATGCTACCTATTATATTTCTTCTAGTTTTAACAATACTTATCGTTAACAAAAGAAATTTAAAAAATATATTTATATTTTTAAGTATATTTATATTTTCATTTATCCTCACAGCAATGCCAACTCTATATTGGAATATAAAAAACCATTATGCGTCTTTTCTATTCCAATTAAATCATGGCTTTGGCTCTTTCTCCTTTAGACTTGACAATCCTATCTCTTATATTATTGAATCTTCTCTCTATATTTCACCGGTATTATTCGGATATGGAGTTTATAAAATAATTTTACTAAAAAAATTTCATTCTATAAAAGAAATAGAACCCAAACTTATTTTTCTAGCTATACTACCAGTTACGGGTTTATTCCTCATTTTTTTATTGGCTTCATTTTATAATTATGTAGCACCTTACTGGATTTCACCAGCATTTTTATTATTAATTCCATTCATTACTATTGATTTAACAAATTGGAAGTTTAACAAAATATTTATTCCTCTATTCTTTTTTATATCTTTAACAATTCCAACAGTTCTTTGTTTTAAAGAGTCTAGAAAATTTATAACCGATATATCCCATGGAAATATCGGTTATAAATTACTTTTTTGGTATATTTTCACAGACACAAGAATTGAAAAAGAGCTCGGGATTGAACTTCCCAAATCTATAACTCCTGAAGAATTAGCTAAAAATGGTTGCTCTAAAAATGATACTATTCTTGCATCATTAAATTGGACATGGACATCACAACTTGCCTATCATTTAAAAGGGCATCCCTATATTTATAATATCAATCAGAATCAAAAATCATTCTATTCCTTTAGAGACAAATTAAGCCAATTAAAGAAATGTAAAGTTATTATTATTTCTTCAGAAGAACTGGCTCAAGATATATTACAGCAAATGGAAGATATAAAAGTTATAAAGTTAGTAGAGATAAAATCTTTTCCAAGATTGGAATATTCTAAAATAAATATTATAAGAGGAACTTATAAAGGAAGTGATCTTAAAAATAAGATATCCATGTCTGATGATTAATTTTTAAAGTATTTATTCAAAAATAAAATTTTAAAGACACTTAACAAAAAATTCTAACTCTTTTTGCAATGAGTTTACAATACTTTCTGCTTTTTTAAAGCCATGTCCTTCTCCTTCAAAAATATAAACTTCATGATAAACCTGATTCTCTTTTAATTTTTCAGAAATTTTATAAGTTTGATTTACATCAACTACATAGTCCTTATCTCCATGAAAAAAGATAACAGGAGATTTAATATGATGTGCTGAATGAATAGGTGATCTTTCTATATAAATTTGCTTTGCATTTTGAGGAGAACCACCTAATAAACCTTGATCATAATAGGCTTCAAATTTATGAATATGCTCGGATAATGCGATGAGATC is a window encoding:
- the fumC gene encoding class II fumarate hydratase — its product is MSTRIETDSMGEIAVPQSAYWGAQTQRSFENFKISGERFPRAFIRAYGLVKKAAAQINSQLGELDAEKEKFISQAADEVIAGKFDDHFPLVVWQTGSGTQTNMNFNEVISNRAIEIAGGKIGSKKPIHPNDDVNRGQSTNDSFPTAMHVAAALAIYENFIPAIDAITSTFESKAKEYEKIVKIGRTHLQDATPLTLGDEISGWATQLKMCKKAVLNSMEMVCELAAGGTAVGTGLNSHKDYAKGIAKKLSELTRIPFVTAPNKFQALAGQEALASLSGALNTTATAFMKIANDVRWLASGPRCGIGEISIPENEPGSSIMPGKVNPTQSEAATMACCQVMGNHVAVTIASSQGNFELNVFKPVIIHNVLHSIRLLSDCFIGFNEHCAKGIKANTERINDLMQKSLMLVTALNTHIGYDKAAKIAKTAHHNGTTLKEEAIALGYLTAEQFEEWVDPTKMLSPHGK
- a CDS encoding ArnT family glycosyltransferase gives rise to the protein MKFKFIEKLEVTTFSWKRWEIYPFLIVFLIIHFAWSKHFPIADVEAYYWDWSRYLSLSYYDHPGAIAWICRLGTIITQNENNLRFFVPIFSLITSIFLILSLNIILSFQNKQANLKQVLYLEIIYNIIPVFSIQSFILMPDFSLLTFLSISFFISLKIIKYFDLNKKDSLILIFILGISGGMGFNSKYHMLPIIFLLVLTILIVNKRNLKNIFIFLSIFIFSFILTAMPTLYWNIKNHYASFLFQLNHGFGSFSFRLDNPISYIIESSLYISPVLFGYGVYKIILLKKFHSIKEIEPKLIFLAILPVTGLFLIFLLASFYNYVAPYWISPAFLLLIPFITIDLTNWKFNKIFIPLFFFISLTIPTVLCFKESRKFITDISHGNIGYKLLFWYIFTDTRIEKELGIELPKSITPEELAKNGCSKNDTILASLNWTWTSQLAYHLKGHPYIYNINQNQKSFYSFRDKLSQLKKCKVIIISSEELAQDILQQMEDIKVIKLVEIKSFPRLEYSKINIIRGTYKGSDLKNKISMSDD
- the pheT gene encoding phenylalanine--tRNA ligase subunit beta → MLASLNFVEKFISLPKLTKYTNINSKQIETKIFDLNKITPLLTKQGFEVDNIIIKGEGLETVVVGRIEKAEPHPNAAKLQICQVNAGESNLRQIICGAKNARPGLYVAVALPSTKLPNNLEIKESKIREIESNGMLCSREELGLPINKDIDGDGIWEIEQDAQGGISTNILSQKLGYPLFDILEISDVLLELSVTPNRPDMLCHEGVAREIMAGLTYSGVPFEKKENPGFAHKVTISEDVIKKDALKNSSVNCAGVTFSAENHLQCPAFFVAIDSTQVTHSPAWLRNLLENLGQNSINNIVDASNYILLAHGQPSHAYDLDKISSQNPNAKKLILRKAKQGEKFIGLDAKERELQEADEVICDIEGIQGLLGVLGGEQSKVSYETKKIVVEFANPHPVSVRRTSRRHARQTEASFMFEKGIDEASRFKSALEFFALVTNLQEVKPKYCGTVHSIKENNKPEIKTEFRNLEIDFHSTAQEKILGAPIIEYTKQLNILESLGFILSNKTEKSTKVTIPSWRSSDIVGEADLVEEFIRIVGIDNVPSTPFISPAIVNYDDPHYKYLEKLSSRCASLGYNEVISLHFMRADDHEKLGLNSINALGEPVALMNPIIGDEPLMHTTLIPDLLRKVRKNLSYGTKSGQLFHSCRTFQNYDAHGERVFKQNGESLGISALLAQNVENALEYHYSQGYAYSREKSQAGRPVETPRLAGVTFGNKMEKNWQNSGEVNWTLHDIMSHIVELCHSVDLTITTVKICEEHHSTNDHSAKYHPLAKAFHPGRRVGFYVVDDKNNSVSLGWAGELHPKTMRNYEIDVPCFAFELNVAVLLRSISRPKNLLNRSSAVQKFPTVSRDFAFLLDENITAQKLNDVVANSLQNLIVKETPAILKTVQIFDIYKAKEMPVNKRSIAFHISLIPTERTFTDKDIQKISNAVIEAVKNEFHAELRGN
- the pheS gene encoding phenylalanine--tRNA ligase subunit alpha encodes the protein MSGTDEIKQILNTPSSTTYQNLEELKVIIVKERDIFIGIVGLGGKKTPVIDIFTHDLIEEIRVRFSGKNSPLQEWLKSLRNIPAEERKNAGALINELKNEIESCLKHFIESWRNEAEIKKLSQENEDISLPLPNINIGSRHPVMTVMRDLLEPFQRMGFSIVDGPEIDNDFYNFDTLNVLKDHPAREMQDTFFLASEWVLRTHTSNVQSHAMMERKLPLKIVCPGCVYRNEYDMTHLPSFRQIECLIVDKGIHLGHLRHTINEMLNAAFGRPVKLRFRSSYFPFTEPSAEVDVECQQCFGKGCRSCKHTGWSEIGGCGLVNRKVLESCGIDSNVYSGIALGFGIDRMAKDRFAIADLRSMLDGDVSFLKSFALS
- a CDS encoding SBBP repeat-containing protein; its protein translation is MLVNSKESLGTSLIDIKNDPEILERSSKYELIPVDNISSEENKNVTYLVKYDEHGMKSAIYVVNEFAESDCTIGYDLAIDDYGNVYIIGRFNKDKLFKTFVTKYSAEGIAKRIFEPKISVSGNKILVSKKGNIYIYGRYESKYSSCMNCVFIEKLNSEGDSIWVKTFQDNSSHLNFEVLNSAAIELDESENIFIVIHSKNGIKFQNIFPKIGHEDSFVIKLDSEGKEIWSNLFGDAEYRTIIYSLDLDSEGNIYIVGSIAGSNSRSLLSINGENGFLAKLDNNGNKIWNRFYGFTNYITQFHEVKIINKDIFLVGSTSKNLIKKSHGALNKNIFLRKYSLEGKIIKSIPIPIDPVFKFDLFSYLKQGVHIDINLEGNIYITGVKGNDDINEKSSHAYDGFIMRLHKMNEFNFQENSIPNE